A section of the Phaseolus vulgaris cultivar G19833 chromosome 8, P. vulgaris v2.0, whole genome shotgun sequence genome encodes:
- the LOC137825863 gene encoding ABC transporter B family member 15-like, producing the protein MVRNQKSVVGMVSQERKKKIKNGSQGFGSIFMHADRKDLFFMILGTIGAVGEGVTTPLVLYISSRMINSIGSSSNTDGSTFIHNINKNALAWLYLAGVSFAVCFVEGYCWTRTSERQAARMRYRYLKAVLRQDVAYFDLHVTSTSEIITSVSNDSLVVQDVLSEKVPNFLMNISLFVGSYIAAFAMLWRLAIVGFPFVVLLVIPGIIYGKTLLGLSSRIRDEYNEAGTVVEQAISSIRTVYSFVGESKTMNAFSNALQGTVKLGLKQGWAKGLAIGSNSVVFGIWSFMCYYGSRLVIYHGVKGGTVFAVGAAIAVGGLGLGAGLTNVKYFSEAGAAAERIKEVVKRVPWIDSESEEGEILERVYGEVEFEGVEFAYPSRPESAILNGLSVRFPAGKRVALVGESGSGKSTVIALLQRFYDPVVGEVRLDGVGIQKLQVKWLRSQMGLVSQEPALFATTIKENILFGKEDATEDQVVQAAKAAHAHDFISLLPHGYQTQVGERGVQMSGGQKQRIAIARAIIKKPRILLLDEATSALDNESERLVQQALDDVAEGCTAIIIAHRLSTIQNVDLIAVFGGGKVIEMGSHDELLQNDTSAYASAFRLQQQTEKAKEDESAETVAPGSVPCSITTTDTENDHLVGPFGGSCSDVAEAKKVRAPSFRRLVSLSVPEWKHVVLGCLNAMVFGAVQPVYAFTMGSTILLYFQADHEEMVRKTRIYSLAFLGLFVVSFIANIGQHYCFAYMGEYLTKRVRETVLSKILTFEVGWFDLDENSSGAICSRLAKDANVVRSLVGDRMALLVQTFSAVLTAYTLGLIISWRLSIVMIAVQPIIIACFYTRRVLLKSMSNKSMKAQQQSSKLASEAVSNLRTVTAFSSQDRILKMLEAAQVGPSRENIRQSWFAGIGLGFSQGLASCVWALNYWYGGKLISHGYLTTKTFFESFMVLVSTGRIIADAGSMTTDIARGADVVASTFGIIDRCTKIEPDDPNGYKAEKLVGEIEFHEVHFTYPTRPDMAIFQGFSMKMEAGKSTALVGQSGSGKSTIIGLIERFYDPLRGMVTIDGMNIRSYNLKSLRKHIALVSQEPTLFGGTIRENITYGRGGRVDESEMIEAARAANAHDFIAGLKEGYETWCGEKGVQLSGGQKQRIAIARAILKNPKVLLLDEATSALDGQSEKVVQDTLTRVMIGRTSVVVAHRLSTIHNCDAIAVMEKGRVVETGTHSSLLAKGPCGAYYSLVSLQTRHAATPNYTSTKATHSVS; encoded by the exons ATGGTTAGGAATCAGAAAAGTGTAGTAGGTATGGTTAGCCaggagagaaagaagaagatcAAAAACGGGTCTCAGGGGTTTGGGTCAATTTTCATGCATGCCGATCGCAAAGATttgttttttatgattttaggTACCATTGGGGCTGTTGGAGAAGGCGTCACCACCCCTCTCGTGTTGTATATCAGTAGCCGGATGATCAATAGCATTGGGAGTTCATCCAACACGGATGGAAGCACCTTCATCCATAACATCAACAAG AATGCATTGGCGTGGTTATATTTAGCTGGTGTCTCTTTTGCCGTTTGCTTCGTCG AGGGTTACTGTTGGACAAGAACAAGCGAAAGACAAGCAGCGAGAATGAGATACAGGTATCTGAAAGCAGTGCTTAGACAAGATGTGGCGTACTTCGATTTGCATGTCACAAGCACGTCAGAGATCATCACCAGCGTCTCCAACGACAGCCTCGTAGTCCAAGATGTTCTTAGTGAAAAG GTTCCGAATTTCTTGATGAACATTTCATTGTTCGTTGGGAGCTACATAGCGGCGTTTGCAATGTTGTGGAGGCTGGCCATTGTGGGGTTTCCTTTCGTGGTTCTTCTGGTGATCCCGGGTATAATCTACGGCAAGACTTTGTTGGGGTTGTCTAGTAGAATCAGAGATGAGTATAATGAAGCAGGAACAGTGGTGGAACAAGCAATTTCATCCATCAGAACCGTTTATTCCTTCGTTGGGGAAAGCAAGACCATGAACGCTTTCTCAAACGCGCTTCAAGGGACGGTGAAGTTGGGCCTGAAGCAAGGCTGGGCCAAAGGCTTAGCCATTGGTAGCAACAGCGTCGTTTTCGGCATTTGGTCTTTCATGTGCTATTACGGCAGCAGACTCGTCATTTATCATGGCGTCAAAGGAGGAACAGTTTTCGCAGTTGGAGCAGCAATCGCTGTTGGTGGATT GGGTCTGGGAGCGGGTTTAACGAACGTGAAGTACTTTTCGGAAGCGGGTGCGGCAGCGGAGCGTATAAAGGAGGTGGTAAAGAGGGTTCCTTGGATTGATTCTGAGAGCGAGGAAGGGGAGATTCTGGAGAGAGTTTACGGGGAAGTGGAATTTGAGGGTGTGGAGTTTGCGTACCCGTCGAGACCAGAAAGTGCAATATTGAATGGGTTGAGTGTGAGGTTTCCTGCAGGGAAGAGAGTGGCGTTGGTTGGGGAGAGTGGGTCTGGGAAGTCAACGGTGATAGCGCTATTGCAGAGGTTCTATGACCCGGTGGTAGGAGAGGTGCGTTTGGATGGGGTTGGGATTCAGAAGCTGCAGGTCAAGTGGCTGAGATCGCAGATGGGGTTGGTGAGCCAGGAGCCTGCTCTGTTTGCGACAACCATTAAAGAGAACATACTTTTCGGCAAAGAGGACGCCACGGAGGACCAAGTTGTTCAGGCTGCAAAAGCTGCCCATGCCCATGATTTCATCTCCCTTCTGCCTCACGGTTACCAAACACAG GTGGGAGAGAGGGGGGTTCAGATGTCAGGGGGACAGAAACAGAGGATAGCAATTGCGAGGGCAATAATCAAGAAACCGCGAATTCTCCTTCTGGACGAAGCAACAAGCGCGCTAGACAATGAATCGGAGCGACTCGTCCAACAGGCATTGGACGACGTCGCCGAGGGTTGCACCGCTATCATCATCGCCCACCGTTTATCGACCATCCAAAACGTAGACCTCATCGCCGTCTTCGGGGGCGGAAAGGTCATAGAGATGGGCTCGCACGACGAGCTCCTCCAAAACGACACCAGCGCCTACGCCTCCGCGTTCCGCCTCCAGCAACAAACGGAGAAAGCGAAAGAAGACGAAAGCGCGGAAACCGTTGCTCCCGGAAGTGTTCCCTGCTCGATAACAACCACCGACACAGAAAACGACCACCTAGTGGGGCCATTTGGTGGGAGTTGTAGTGACGTGGCGGAAGCAAAGAAGGTACGCGCGCCGTCGTTTCGTAGACTTGTATCACTGAGCGTCCCCGAGTGGAAGCACGTGGTTTTGGGGTGCTTAAACGCGATGGTGTTCGGTGCCGTTCAGCCAGTTTACGCATTCACGATGGGGTCCACGATACTGTTGTATTTTCAGGCGGATCATGAGGAGATGGTGAGGAAGACTAGGATCTACTCGTTGGCCTTTCTGGGCCTCTTTGTGGTGTCTTTCATTGCGAATATTGGGCAGCATTATTGTTTCGCGTACATGGGGGAATACTTGACCAAACGGGTCAGAGAGACCGTGCTTTCCAAAATCCTCACTTTCGAAGTTGGATGGTTTGATTTGGACGAAAACTCCAGTGGCGCCATCTGTTCAAGGCTTGCCAAAGACGCCAATGTG GTGAGGTCTCTAGTGGGAGATAGAATGGCATTGCTGGTACAGACATTTTCCGCGGTGCTAACAGCCTACACACTAGGTCTGATAATTTCCTGGAGGCTTTCTATTGTTATGATAGCGGTACAACCTATCATCATTGCTTGCTTTTACACAAGGCGTGTTCTTCTCAAGAGCATGTCCAACAAGTCCATGAAGGCCCAGCAACAAAGTAGCAAACTAGCATCAGAAGCGGTTTCCAATCTCCGAACCGTCACTGCCTTTTCTTCTCAGGACCGGATTCTGAAAATGCTTGAAGCAGCCCAAGTGGGCCCAAGCAGAGAGAACATTCGGCAGTCATGGTTTGCTGGCATTGGGCTTGGATTCTCCCAAGGCCTTGCATCTTGCGTTTGGGCCCTAAACTATTGGTACGGTGGGAAGCTCATCTCGCACGGGTACTTAACAACAAAAACCTTCTTTGAGAGCTTCATGGTTTTGGTGAGCACTGGGAGGATAATTGCGGATGCGGGAAGCATGACCACGGATATTGCTAGAGGTGCAGATGTTGTGGCCTCTACTTTTGGCATCATAGATAGGTGTACAAAAATAGAGCCTGATGACCCAAATGGGTACAAGGCAGAGAAGTTGGTTGGTGAAATAGAGTTTCATGAGGTGCATTTTACGTACCCTACCAGGCCTGATATGGCTATCTTCCAAGGGTTCTCTATGAAAATGGAGGCAGGGAAATCAACGGCATTGGTGGGGCAAAGTGGATCTGGGAAATCAACGATCATAGGGCTAATAGAGAGATTTTACGATCCACTTAGGGGGATGGTGACAATAGATGGGATGAACATAAGATCGTATAACCTAAAGTCACTAAGGAAGCATATAGCACTTGTGAGCCAGGAGCCAACGTTGTTTGGTGGGACCATAAGAGAGAACATTACATATGGAAGAGGTGGGAGGGTTGATGAGAGTGAGATGATAGAGGCAGCACGAGCAGCTAACGCTCATGATTTCATAGCGGGTCTGAAGGAGGGTTACGAGACATGGTGTGGGGAAAAAGGGGTACAACTTTCAGGGGGTCAAAAGCAAAGGATAGCAATAGCGAGGGCCATACTGAAAAACCCTAAGGTGTTGCTGTTGGACGAGGCCACAAGTGCATTGGATGGTCAATCAGAGAAGGTGGTGCAAGATACCTTGACGAGGGTAATGATAGGGAGGACCAGCGTGGTGGTGGCACACAGGTTGAGCACCATTCACAATTGTGATGCTATTGCTGTGATGGAAAAGGGGAGGGTGGTGGAGACTGGAACCCACTCCTCCTTGTTGGCCAAAGGACCATGTGGAGCTTATTACTCTTTGGTGAGTCTTCAGACTAGACATGCAGCCACACCCAACTACACTTCTACTAAAGCTACCCACTCTGTCAGTTGA